The DNA sequence GCCTTAATGTGTATGGTGTTGCTCGTGTTAAAGATGCTTCTATGGTGTACCATTTTGAGATAAAGTGGCTTCCCCTGGTAGAATGTAAGCTTGATCCAACTGGGAGGTAAAATGCCTTTACTGCATTGCTTAATTTGCTGTATTCCTTCAAgttgagaagagaggaagacAAGCTTATTTAGATAACTGCTCCATTGGAAGAGCATTTGTTGGACATTGGTGCCTTTGAGAGCCATGCTTTTTGTTTGGATAGCCTCTGTAGGAAAGATTCCCTCAACAAATAATCGAAGGAAAAGGAACATCACTGTAATTGATTGGTATTGCATGTGAGATCGGTGTGACATTGTTTGACTAGAAACAGTTCTAATGCATTGCCACATTGCAGCTGTAACTTAAACTTTGTACTCTGCGTAGTTCAACAGGAGCCTGACTCAGCATAAAGTGGTTTAAAAATGGGAAAGCACTGTTGCTAGGTCGCTATCAACTTAACCAGCTTCACTGTGCCTGGTGTGGGTGTGTGTACTCATCTTCATTGTTGCGGTGATCTAATAGCATTAACTAAGGAAATTGTTAATGTAAATGGGTAAAAAAAAGTGCTAGAATTTGGGGCAGGCCCAAGCACGTTTGACATGAGTTGCCATGTTAGAGGACTGACAGGTACAAGTTTTCTATTTAAATTGAATATTCTGCATAAATTATGCTTAGTGTAGGGCAGCGAGTTAAATTGTCAACAATGCTAGAAAATGTTTGTGCTGTTAGTGCCTAATGGTCAGAATCGAAAATGTGTTCAACATATTTAGGGGGCTGTACTTGTGTGTATGATGTAAAAAGGGTAGTGTCTAATTGCTTTATGGACGGATGATAATCTACAaggaaataatttaattatgtatatatgaaatagatagcCCAAATAATGTTTTAGTCACCTCATCTCCTTTCTTAACCTCCTGTAGATGCTAATCTTTTGCTCAATTGCTATAGTCGTAGATTAAAAGAAGAATATCTTTAATGTTCAGATTTAAGAATATTACAAAACgttctcttttttaattattattttttaaatgattttttttacctGCATCAGGTTCGCAACTTCACTCCACCTCCATCAATCAATAACAGCATCAAGGTTAGAATGATGATAATTTTGCATGAATTGGTTGGTTACACCATATAGATGTTGGTGTGAGTTCTTATTCGTTGACAGCATTAAGTTTAGAATGGTGGTTCTTTTCTTTATGCATCAGCTTCTTGCGTTATATACATGGTTGATGTGAGCTCCTTACTGCTCCAGTATTCTCAAACTTCCTGATACTGTTCATATTTACTTGTTACAAGTGGATGATGCTTAACCAACAAGCAGAGTTGAATCCATCTAATCTTTTGGATATTAAAGATGCTTATTTTGATTCTTGATTACTTTCTTGCTTTCATAATCAATCCTATCGATGTCTGCATTTTTTTGGAGGGAGAGGGAAGGAGGGAAggggagagaaaaaagaaaaaagagggggGGGAGGTATTGTGGAATTCAATGCTTGTTAGGGAATTTGTCAAAAGATCTAATTATCTGCATCTTAACACaaaccttttgaaaaaaatggtatCATTGTGTTGCCTTATTGCCTGGTTTGTTTATGTTGATGTTATCATGCAGATGGAGGTTGGAATTGAGGACTGTCTACACATTGAATTTGAGTATGGTAAAAGCAAGTAGGTACCAGTGAGGTCACTGTAAAGTGGTGGTTGGTTTCAATTTTCCCCGTAGAGAGGAATTGAAGATTATTTTCTTATTGAACCTCAAACATTTTGAAGGTATCACCTAAAGGATGTCATCATTggcaaaatatattttcttttggtgAGAATCAAGATTAAAAATATGGAGCTCGAGATTAGGCGTCGGGAGTCAACTGGATCGGGGCCCAATACATATGTTGAAACCGAGACCCTGGCAAAATTCGAGTTGATGGATGGTGCTCCTGTCAGAGGTGTGCAGTTTCATAATGTACATATCATTAACTATAATTTCTGTCCGGTACAACTCTTCTGAAATTTCTTACTGAAGTCTTAACCAAGGGTGTAAATTGTCAAAATTTATTAACATAGGGTGTCTATTGTCAGTTTTGATAGTTTATTGTGCAAATTGAAAAGCAGTGATAATTCACAAATATAGAAGATCATTTCCCCTTATGCCTTCCATGTTGAGGTCGTTCCTTGATATGGCCTGTCTTTAACTTATATGTTCTATATAATTTCAATGCGATACCGGCACTTGGTCAGTGATGCGCCTTAGTCAATTCTTCTTGCACCAGTCAATTTCTATACCATGCTTCTTCTATCATACCATGCAACTCTagtttgtttttaattattgggtgCATCAACCAATGCTCTTGCAGGAGAATCTATTCCAGTCAGACTTTTCCTCAGTCCATATGAACTGACACCGACATATcgcaacatcaacaacaaatttAGTGTGAAATACTACTTGAATCTTGTTTTTGTGGACGAAGAAGATCGGAGGTATTTCAAGCAGCAAGAAATCACAGTCTATCGGTTACTTGAAAGTTAAACTAATTCAATTTTGAGCTCAGATATTCCACCGTGTGAAAGAGGCAGCACACTATGGCTTCATCTAGTGGGATTCTTGTTTGGTTCGTTTCAGGAATTGGTGGATTCATCTTCATGAGCTACTCCTGTGACTTGCAATTTTAACGAGGATGCTGTTTGGCTTTGCTTTTTCTTTATAATCAAACACATGAAATGACAGCATTAACTCCAAAATCTTGGCTTCTTTTGCTTTgtctaatataaatatttttgagtttGGGTCATAGATTTGTGATTTACATTGCCATTGtatcatttcatttttcaatttaaatatatGGAGCCCCTTTGTGTATATAGTCCTAGTGTGTGTGTATTTGCTAAGCCCCTATGTATATATTAGTTGAATGGAGTAATTTAAGCATGGCACAACCATGCACCAATCTAGTCCTAGTGACAATAGGGTCTCTTTTAAGTTTACCCTCTGTAACgaccaaaaaaaattcaatggatgattttcttctttctaattttattttattttattttattttattttattttatttttttaccttaGGAATGTCATGAAACCCCAAACAGATTTCAGGAACGATTGATTAATTTTTAATCCATTAGCGTAGTCGGATCACAATTCACTATGGTGATAGAATTGTCTTTCTATTTAGTGAAGGCACTTAAGAGTACAAGTTTATAAAATGAATTGTACTGTTAgacttgtataaatatttagacTTTTATGGTATAAtaataagttttaattttttcggAAGAATAATAGATGTGATTGCCTTTCTATTTAATTGAGGCAGTAGAAATAGAATTGCATCGTTAgacttgtaaaaatattttggattttacaatataataaaaattatttgagtttttttgGGTGAACAGTAATCCTTTAGGAGAGCATTAAGTGTCAATTGGTTGAAACAGTTGTCAAATCACCATGTAGGATGTCCAAATACACTAAGGATCACTAGGAAACCTTTTAGTTGAACACATGGCACAATTCTAGTTATTCAATTGGAAACCCTATGACACATGTCAAGAGGAAAACAAAGTGTGAAGAGATGGAGTATGATTTAAGTTTATCATCATGCTCTCTTACATCAAACACTATTTCATCTAAccaaaagagggtttcaacccctaatgAACCCCCAAATAGTTTGAATCAAGCCAAAAACCTTAGCTATACTCGATTTTGATTAAGTGGTTTATCACTTggttaaatcacttccacatgaaATTAACCACTCAATTACACACTCTTACACCCTCACCCACTCCCTTATAACTTGGAAATTTCATTTGACCAAGATAGATTGCACACCAAATTATGACCAAAATTCTAACTAGAACACAGACTAGATGCATTTCAGTTAGCCCATTTAGTCCCACTGAAACCATCACTTAGCCCAAGCTTCCTTCTCCTTACAACGTCATACCATAGCTATCATGCCACCTCATGACTAGCCCCAAATAGTGTCTAAATGGCAAATCAAAAATCCACCCATCACACCCCCTTGGCTAGCAATAGCAACAACATGACAGCCTCACTTCAGCCCTTTCTCCTTCACTTTCACAAGCCTACCTCCCATCACTTAGGTCATTCACTTACCCACCCATATCAACCATTCCTTATACCCCACGCCCCTTGCTTTTTTCCTCCACACTTTGCAGATTTTATCCCTTTCTCCTAGAGTAAACCGAGAGAGTGCATGAGAGAAATTATGGgtagtttttttattcttcattcCAAGCTTTGTAAGTTATTTTCTTTGGCTCAGtcctcttttattttgtttaatattgaGTCTAGTTTACTTGGTGTGTATTGGATAATTTTTATTGGAGGCTTGATTTATGAAAGTTAGTACTTTTGGTTGAAAGGTTCGGTATTGACAAATTTTGAGGTTGTGAAGAACTTTGATTGTTTTGTGaaatgttttattaaattatggGCATATCTTGATAGAATTAAGTGTTAACatgtttatatgaaaatttatggtATGATTAAAGCATGTTaggttttttataaaagagtttTGCATCATGTTCAAAGTGTTTGAAACAAATTGGCTCAAAACAATTTCTATTTTGGCTtagtttgtgattttggttCTAGAAACTTGATTATACagcttttattttcatat is a window from the Carya illinoinensis cultivar Pawnee chromosome 14, C.illinoinensisPawnee_v1, whole genome shotgun sequence genome containing:
- the LOC122293889 gene encoding vacuolar protein sorting-associated protein 26A-like isoform X2, producing the protein MDFLVGAFKPPCNVSISFVDTKTRKQVPLKKDNGQTIMVPLFQSQENIIGEVLIEPTQGKKFEHNGVKIELLGQIELYFDRGNFYDFTSLVRELDVPGELFERKTYQFEFSTVEMPHESYNGINVRLRYILKVTIGRNYISNIVECQDFVVRNFTPPPSINNSIKMEVGIEDCLHIEFEYGKSKYHLKDVIIGKIYFLLVRIKIKNMELEIRRRESTGSGPNTYVETETLAKFELMDGAPVRGESIPVRLFLSPYELTPTYRNINNKFSVKYYLNLVFVDEEDRRYFKQQEITVYRLLES
- the LOC122293889 gene encoding vacuolar protein sorting-associated protein 26A-like isoform X4, with the translated sequence MDFLVGAFKPPCNVSISFVDTKTRKQVPLKKDNGQTIMVPLFQSQENIIGEVLIEPTQGKKFEHNGVKIELLGQIVRELDVPGELFERKTYQFEFSTVEMPHESYNGINVRLRYILKVTIGRNYISNIVECQDFVVRNFTPPPSINNSIKMEVGIEDCLHIEFEYGKSKYHLKDVIIGKIYFLLVRIKIKNMELEIRRRESTGSGPNTYVETETLAKFELMDGAPVRGESIPVRLFLSPYELTPTYRNINNKFSVKYYLNLVFVDEEDRRYFKQQEITVYRLLES